The window TTAAGATTTCTTTTCCTCATACTAAATTAGAGCCCGTTAGgacattttaaaaaaatcactttttttgaAATTAAGGTTTGGccattaaattttaaattttcacttgaaaatgaattttgaaatttttcaaaaatttgaaaaactccaaaaaactgtttttcaaaattttcactcagatcactcacaaaacttcaaaacaacccaaaattatattcatgtccaaacacaactattttcacttgaaaaacaatttcactttttttgaaattttacaattcttatgtccaaacgcccactaaatttTGGTTTGCACATCAAGGAGGTTTTTTACGATCcttatagcctatttggccaagtttcttttggccaaaaatacttttttttgtcaaaagtatttttttcccaAGATTTTTGGTCAGAAACATTTTTTGAAGCAGAAAAAATAGCTTAttcccaaaagtatttttttgaaaagtatttttgtgAAAAATACAGTTATAGCCTATTTGATCAAGTTTCTTTTgggtcaaaagtatttttttccccatagttaaggtgtttggccaagtttttagaagaaaagagtatttttgagtagaagcatAATCAGTTtttgagaaacagaaaaaaatagtttctcccTAAAATTactttttgaaaagtatttttgagaaaaatacacttagaaatactttttaaaagtttgatcaaacattaattgttattcaaaagtatttttcaaaataagtagTCAACTTAAACACATTTCTTGTCaccaaaagtcattttcaaaaaagatactttccaaaataagttgattttagaaaCTTGGCCAAAGACTAGTAACGGTATATCGTTACCTTCCCTCCtcaatttctcttctttttttttctcctttaatATTCTTAATTTTGTTTTTCCATTGGCCTTTGTGTGAATAGTGGACTACTTCATTCCCATTCAAAGCAATTGATGGAACTAGACAACATGGTGACTAAAACGATGTTTGCAAGTTATGGTGTGGAGAAACATCATGAATTGTGTGTTAAATCTAAGGGTAACCTTGTTCGTGTCATGAAATATGGAGTTCCAAAGTCCGATGGGCCTAACATTGGTCTTCCACCTCATTGTGACAAGGGCTTCATTACTATACTCCATCAAAATCAAGTAAATGGTTTGGAGATCGAAACAAAGGatggtcattggatttctgttgaatTTCCTCCTTCATCCTTTATTGTTATCGCAGGTGATGCACTTAAGGTTAGTCCTATATCTTTTTCCCTATCTATGAAACTTTAATTTATCTGTCACTCCTTCTGTTTCATTTTATATGATGATATTTGACTAGACGCGTACTGAGcataagaagagaaaaatattttttgtcgtTTGACTAGGCATATAAGAAGTTTAAGAAGCAAAAAACACTTTTTGTCTCATATACCAAAAGTACGCACGGAAATTATGCTCTTAAACATATCAAAATATTTTAATGGCTATAGGGATCAGTGCCGGCTCAAGGGCCAAACAAATGAAGCAATGGCCCAATTTAAAATTAATAGTATATATTAATTCTATGGTAATTTTCTTTAAGGAATATTAACTATCTATAGTAAAAAATTATAAGATATGCATAAAATAGGAAAAGAATTATTTTGTCAATGTGATTGATGATGACTAATACTTAATTTATAttctaatattaatttttattttttttgtcatAATAAAACTTGTATTTTATATTCTCTTTTTTCCCTCTAATTACTAAGCTGTCTATTCTCTAAAAAAAGGGAATGAAAAACATGGaataaatttttataaaaatttattattctGAAGTCCTCAAGCATTACAACAAACAAGTTAAAATAATGGAATTTTATTCTGATATCAAATTATAAGCTTTTAGAATCGTGTTCTATAGTAGCCTATTACTTTTTATTATTTATCAGATTGCAGGTATGTCAACTATAAAGCATTAATCAAATTAATCAATGTGAATTTCTTTCTAAAGTTTGAGGAATGAGAAGCTGAAAGAGTTTCAAGATAAAAATGATGTCATTCTTTTTAATATACTAAAAATGGAAAGagtatcatataaaataaaatgagtGGAGTAGATTGTAAACGCTAATTATGCTGTTTAACTTGATCATGCAAAAATTTGGGTTTTTATTGGCTAAGGAATGGAGCAACGATAGAGTACATGCTGTTACACATAAAGTTACAATGAGtggaaatgaatcaagatatTCACTTGGGCAATTTTCACATCCAATGAAGATAGGAACACTAGAAGAGCTCATTGCTTCATCCTCTGCAGTTTAAGCCTTTTGATACTATGGAACTGATTCGTAACCATAAATAAATGGGGTGAAGAACCACAAGATGAAGATATTCTGAAGGCCTTTCCTTCAAGTGCTGAtaatatttaatttgatgttttACTTCTACTATTGGAGAATAATGGACTTGATTGTTGTTATCTGTATTTACTGCTCTTTCTGTTCATTTTTACTTTTCACGTCCTTtaagaaacaataaataaaatatatattttataattttaccaTAATAATGATAGTATTTCCAAAAagtcttgaaaaataatttgcggaatgagtagttaatgataagggtaaaacaggaaaaagaaaaaaaaaattgtctttctcttaATTTAGTataatggacaagtaaaagtgaaactAGATTTCTAATACAGTGGATAAGTAAAACTGAATGGAAAGAATATTATATAAGCATGAAACTTCAACACAAAATTAAAATGATGATCGACTTGTCTATGTATCCTTCTTGAAGTGTATTTCATGTTATGATTAATACGTGTATTTATAACATAGAGAACGGTGAGGAAAAGAATTGGAACTTCTAaatcaaataatatttcatgTTGCCGAATTGTTTTGTTCCCATTAATTATTAATTAGAAATCTGACCCATCTAGTAGTAATGTATACGCGATTTTAGCAAACTCTATGAAATATATATCATTTCTAACCAATCACATAAACACCTACTTCCTAATTATTTACCTGGATCCTTCTTTTTTGATAGTTAcggaatatttattataataacTAGAAGTCTTTTAGCTTGTTACAAGTAGATGAAAAGTTCCCACTCATTGGTGGAATATCACAAGAAATATTTTGATTACCTAAAGTTCCAAGCATATTACAAGACGTAGTTGCTACAGATTTTTCAAAAAGACAGTTTCGATTTTGTTCCGTCGTCAATTGTAGCTTCACAAAAAGAGGTGGAGTTGCATGGAGCCTTGGCCTGTCCGAACTAAACGGCTTAAAGTCTTTTTTGGTGGCGTCTTTAGCTAGTAGATACACCACTTGATTGCCTTCGTGGAAATTATGTCGAAGCAGGAGGTCCTTCTGCTGGTGCTTTAATGGTCTGTATGCATAAACAATGTTAGAAAAAGCTATATGGTCTTGATGTATTGCATTGATAGCCGCTGTTGAATTTGTTTCCACCTCAAGGggaaaaagtttgaaatttgTGGCAATTTGGAGCCCCTCGTATATTGCTTGCAATTCAGCATGTATAGGAGAAATGGCAGTATCTTGTTTTTGGAAGCCAATGATCCAATTACCTGTGTGATATCTGAAGACTCCTCCTATTCCTGAATTCGTAGCACAATTTTTGTATGCTCCATCAGTATTAAGTTTATATCAATTTTTATGTGGTGCATGCCAGCTTATTTTGACCGACATTTTGCTTTGGAGAGGTGCACTTGTGGAGTTTAGCAAGAGGAATTCCGGAGCATGCTCTATTATGGTTTTTAGTAAGGGTGGGAAATTTGTTTTGTTTGAGTTGTTTTTGTTTCTGGAAATCCAAATTAAATACCCCATAAGATGAAAGGGAGTATATCAACCCATTTAATAATATTCATTTTTAATGTAGGATTTAAGTACCTTAAATTGAGAAGCCAATGGTTACTACCAAGAATACTATTGATGTTGATGTCAAATGACTTTCATATTTCTCTAACATAGGGGCATTTTAGAAAAATATGTGTAATGTTTTCATCATCTCTACGGCAAATAGTGCATTGAGGATCAATATTTAAATCTATACGACAGAGATATTGACGACAAGGAATTCTATCATTGAGACATTGCCATAGGAAGAATATAATTTTATTGGGGCAGTGTAACTTCCCTATCCAGTTGAAGTCAAGTTCCACTGGGGGTATATCATTAATCAATTGATAGCATGTTTTAGCGGTGAATGCCCCATTGTTGTTCAGGCTCCATAAGGGCTTGTCAGAGTTGCCTTGATTGAGAGGTTGTGGGATGGCTTTTATGTTATTAACAATGGTAGTTGGCAATTCGAAGGAGATCAGAAAATTTTTAATTAccattatgaatgatatttttgaCCTTAAGATACAATTTCTCAATATAGGAGAATTAGGGATCCAACGTGTGTCTCAAATGTTAAGATTTGAGTTTTGGCTTGGTTGCCAGAAAATACCTTTAGAGCACGTAGCCCATCCTTTGAGGATGCTTTTTCCAAATGAAAGAgggattttttgttttttttgatgAGAATATTTGTCCATGGGGCGATGCGATTGGTAAGGATTCACCATGTTAGGCCACTTAGAAGCGTCATGTTCTTTGAATTAGCATTTTAAATGCCAAGCCCTCCAAATTCTTTAGGCTCTGTAACGGTATTCCAATTAATAAGATGAAGCTTTTTCTTCTCATTAGTAGTTTCCCAAATGAAGTTTCTTTGTATTTGAtcaatttatttttggattttggtaaGAAAGATAGTGCATTGCATTGCATGATTAGGGATAGAGTTTAAGGTTGATGAGGCTAACGTGGATCCTTCACAACTAAATATCATGTAATTCTTCAATTTCTCGGAAGATAAAAGCGATTTAATTACATTTAGATTATTAAGTTTCCTTATTATGCATAGCTAGATCTATACCACAATTACAAATCCTTCATTTTTTTAGTAATTACCTAATTTTACAGAATTCAAATGaggaaataatttatataagtaaagttttagtcgatttttaaatttctaaatattaCGAGTTCCTACATATATATAgttaaaataaagaaatataaaaTATTCAAAACTTTAGTTAaatttaaagttctaaatattataaaattttaattgataattttatcttatgtgaaatatatatttaaaaggtaaaaaagtaTATACTACTTTAGTTGGGTGCTTTATATTTTTAGTTGTGTGTGTGCACGTTGCGTGAGTGCATGCGTGTGTGTCACACATTCACAATTGAGTGTctcttatttttcaaataactAGTTTCATTCATTATGAGcagttaattaaaattattttttagatgGCAAATAATATTTAAAGAATTTACAATATTcgtatataaaagttaaactcatatCTAATGTAAATAAGAACAAAGTCTTAAACTAAGCTCGGTAGTTGAGCTTAGCATGATCTTATGATTAGTTGTTATGTCCAATCTAacaagttgatatatatatatatatatatatatatatatatatatatatatatatatatatatatatatatatatatgctaattTAATACGAGCAGATTAaaagaatattaaaaacaaaCCACATGCATTAGGTTGTGTACGATAATAGACCTGAACCTATCTTAATCaacaaatttagaaaattatttgtttCTTGACGTCATACGTACGATTGATAAATATTAATCATATTTAAGCATGTCTTGATTAGTTGAATAATCCTACGCCAAATAACTCTGTGgcatttttatttatttgctaaCATTTTGTTAAATATAGTTTGTTTAAAACAAAGTATTTAGACTCCAAAAGTGCCCCTTCGGAACATtggataaattatttttttttttaaaaaggactCCAAAAAGCTAATTATAGTTTGCGCAACGATATACAACCAaggcaaaatacaaaaaaataaaatgcttCTGTGAAAGTCGAACTCAAGACTTCCACTTGCTATGGGGCACTCTAAGTCTCTAACCAACTAAATTACGAGAGCTTGTTAATCTCTTACTTCAGTTCAAAAGAGTTAATCTCTTGTTTCAGTACTACAAGCggatttgctataaaattcaaatatagctacAAAATGGTAATTTTCTAAAAGTATAACTACAAACTATAAATACAATGTATATATTTATTGTATCGCGTAATTTTTTCCATAAATGATCTAGCTTTGACAGAAGACAGTCGCCATATTTTAATTTCATTAATTCTTTAGTCAATGCACTTATGCACCCTAAAATCATAAATATATAACAAATATGAGCTCATGCATGAGCACATCAAAATTTTATCATAAACGAATCAATCCCAGTGATGGCTACTTGAAATTCATTTACAATATATCGTACCAACTATGTATCATAACTAAAATAATTCAGCTTTGATTTTACGAAATAGTTTGCGAGGTTCGGTAATGAGAAAGACAAGTTACATTTCTCAAATTGACAGTATGCTGAAAATTTCATTAATTTGAGCAATCAAACTTAGTAAATTTGTCATAAATTGATAGCTCATGTAGCTTACTTGGTCTCGATTCAAGCGTTATAATCGAAGAAATTCTTGACTGAGAATATTTTTTCCTTAAACAAATCCTACGCGACATGAATCTAGTATAGCCGGGCTAGTGGATTTCGATAACAGATGGTTAAACCCCAAGAAATATTAAAAGTTTGATTTAaaaaactcaaataaatttgtcaTAAAGTTTAACATGAACAATAGTCATTTGTGGCCTCTTTATCTCAATAGTGAtgatttaacctcaaattttcaCTTTTGAGCCATAACTTTTATCCTTATATAAAAGTGGTTTTGATCCCTCCATTGAAAATTCCCAGAAATACTTTAGCCTATTCTTTATTTCTTATCTTGGGATGCGGAATACAGTTCTAAACTAATCTTCTATAGCTTCAgaagttggaaaaaaaaaaaaaactcacttTTAAACTAGATATTTGGTCTTTTACTAGGCAACAAAATGGGTGAAAACTTACCCAACGTCTActcattgatatttcattttccatGATGGATCTGATcgatcatttattattttttcatgacAGAAAACAGTAAACCCCCACCCAACCCCTAACCCAAAATACTTttggttttcttatttattttctagTGTTCAATTAAGTATCAGAAAAactcttatatactatatatatactgtGTATAACTTGAAAGAGTGACATGCATTAATATTCCCCACATACTTTGAAACGTTCTTGCTAAATAAAACAAAACATTATGTCTCAAACACTTTCTAATGCTCCTATTATTGATCTCACCAAATTAGAGGATTCAAATTCTTGGCTAGAATTGTGCAATGACGTTCGTCATGCACTTGAAGATCATGGTTATTTTATATCACTTTATGATAAGGTTTCTTCTGAACTTGAGAATGAAATTTTTGATGTAATGGATGAGTTGTTTGATCTTCCCAttgaaacaaagaagaagaactcTTCTGACTTTTATTTCTATCGATGGGTTGGTCAGCTTGAGGCAGCTCCTCTTCATGAAAGCTTTGGGATTGTATGTCCAACTGATATTCAAGCATTACAAACCTTCACCACACTCATGTGGCGACAAAGCAACGAAAGATTTAGGTAATATATATAGTTACTTGCCCTAATTTTCTTGGTTTATATAATTTGACTTGACACCAGAGGCGAatccaggatttaaattttatgcgttcaatttttaaagttgttagcatatttttagagttatAGGTTCATATCTACtgtttttgcaattttaatgaatttttacatataaattttattccgcgttgaaaattatgggttcaattgaacccgcaCTTAACACCCTACGTCCGCCTCTAGttgacatgaaatttaagaaaaataaagttaaaaaataattatatatttgacgCATATAAT of the Nicotiana tabacum cultivar K326 chromosome 7, ASM71507v2, whole genome shotgun sequence genome contains:
- the LOC107781267 gene encoding putative 2-oxoglutarate-dependent dioxygenase AOP1.2, whose amino-acid sequence is MESQRVIPVIRFSQENMSPSSSCWVSTCQDVRKAFEIYGCFLAIYEEISMELCKQVFQAVEKLFDLPVETKAKNTSTIPNFGYIGPESDTRPLYESMGIENAVNLESVQSFTNVMWPSGNTHFCGLLHSHSKQLMELDNMVTKTMFASYGVEKHHELCVKSKGNLVRVMKYGVPKSDGPNIGLPPHCDKGFITILHQNQVNGLEIETKDGHWISVEFPPSSFIVIAGDALKEWSNDRVHAVTHKVTMSGNESRYSLGQFSHPMKIGTLEELIASSSAV